The Nitrospirota bacterium genome has a window encoding:
- a CDS encoding DUF362 domain-containing protein, with protein MARVSMIKGVDIRENIRMSLDPIAGEIIEAIGDRRVVIKPNFVSTSIQLAATHADHIRGVLDCLGEFYKRKVIVAEAAAGNTLEGYRNFDYHGLLDEYDLELVDLNCGPFEMVEIEDSTGKQIYVDVASLLMSPDSYKISAARLKTHDAVVVTLSIKNMAMGSVSGPDKAKVHQGIRQTNLNIAKLARLVWPDLAVIDGLEGMEGDGPSFGDPISVWVAISSTDPLAADRVACEVMGVDFSKVGYLNFCEGLGEHDMERIEIVGTPLAQCIKPFKLHSSVEEQYRWK; from the coding sequence GTGGCAAGGGTCTCTATGATAAAAGGCGTAGATATACGTGAAAACATCAGGATGTCCCTCGACCCCATAGCTGGCGAGATCATAGAAGCCATCGGCGACAGACGGGTGGTCATAAAGCCAAACTTTGTCTCCACATCCATACAGCTTGCTGCGACTCATGCAGACCACATAAGGGGCGTCCTGGATTGCCTTGGCGAGTTTTACAAGCGAAAAGTAATCGTTGCTGAGGCGGCGGCAGGAAACACGCTTGAGGGTTACAGGAATTTCGACTACCACGGACTTCTCGACGAGTACGACCTGGAGCTTGTGGACCTGAACTGCGGGCCCTTTGAGATGGTCGAAATCGAGGACTCGACGGGGAAGCAGATATATGTGGATGTAGCAAGTCTGCTGATGAGCCCCGACAGTTACAAAATATCAGCAGCAAGGCTTAAGACCCACGACGCCGTTGTCGTTACGCTTTCCATCAAGAACATGGCAATGGGAAGCGTTTCAGGGCCCGACAAGGCGAAGGTGCATCAGGGGATCAGGCAGACAAACCTCAACATAGCGAAGCTTGCCCGGCTCGTCTGGCCTGACCTCGCCGTTATAGATGGACTTGAGGGGATGGAGGGTGATGGACCGAGCTTTGGGGATCCCATCAGCGTTTGGGTCGCCATCTCAAGCACGGACCCCTTGGCAGCGGACAGGGTGGCTTGTGAGGTCATGGGTGTGGATTTCTCTAAGGTGGGTTATCTCAATTTCTGCGAGGGTCTTGGCGAGCATGACATGGAAAGAATTGAGATTGTTGGCACGCCCCTCGCACAATGCATAAAACCCTTCAAGCTTCACAGCTCAGTGGAGGAGCAGTACAGGTGGAAGTGA
- a CDS encoding IS110 family transposase, translated as MYKLFVGVDVAKDSSTGHGLNERCESLFSMAFPMDGEGFSKLFDLLKDNCGDLSEVFVAMESTACYHVNLFSFLAAKGVTVVVLNPLLVSNFAKLSLRKTKTDKKDARTIAQFATIHKDSISQLSVSQDLQELRDLSRERESLCQQISINKTEVKRLLQTLFPELETICNLSTKVMLDFLQKFPSARLVSITKPRAIEKALSRKGVGTRLSYTSTDIIQAARTSVATPSPAKEMILRGKVAILKHLGQQRDELTQALTECCKSMMVEDLEIITSIPGINGGTATSFLAEIGTVRNFPSYRNLIAFAGIDPVVYQSGKYEGSGRISKRGNRHLRRVIWLMTVNVIQHNTTFGSYFRKRRSAGYHYKKAVLATAHKLLRVIFAMLSQRTFFKENAPSGGIR; from the coding sequence GTGTACAAGCTTTTTGTCGGCGTCGATGTGGCAAAGGACTCATCTACTGGGCATGGGCTTAATGAACGATGCGAAAGCCTCTTTTCGATGGCTTTCCCGATGGATGGTGAGGGTTTCTCAAAGTTGTTCGACCTACTAAAGGACAACTGTGGAGACCTGTCGGAAGTGTTCGTTGCCATGGAATCTACTGCCTGCTATCACGTCAACCTGTTTTCGTTTCTTGCCGCGAAAGGTGTCACCGTGGTTGTCCTTAATCCGCTGCTGGTTTCTAATTTTGCCAAGCTTTCACTCAGGAAGACGAAGACAGACAAGAAAGATGCCCGGACCATTGCGCAATTTGCGACGATCCACAAAGACTCCATTTCTCAGCTATCAGTCTCCCAGGATCTTCAGGAGCTGAGAGACCTCTCAAGGGAGAGGGAGTCTTTGTGCCAGCAGATATCGATAAACAAGACCGAGGTCAAGAGGCTCCTTCAGACACTATTTCCCGAGTTGGAAACGATTTGCAATCTTTCAACCAAGGTGATGCTCGACTTTCTGCAGAAGTTTCCTTCCGCACGCCTGGTGAGTATTACGAAGCCCAGAGCAATCGAAAAGGCGCTGTCCAGAAAAGGCGTAGGGACAAGATTATCTTATACTTCGACGGATATTATACAGGCCGCGCGGACCTCTGTGGCAACACCCAGTCCGGCAAAGGAGATGATCCTGCGGGGGAAGGTCGCTATCCTTAAGCACCTAGGGCAGCAGCGTGACGAGCTGACTCAAGCCCTCACCGAATGCTGTAAATCAATGATGGTTGAGGACCTGGAAATCATTACCTCCATACCCGGGATCAACGGCGGCACAGCGACTAGCTTTCTTGCTGAGATCGGCACAGTACGCAATTTCCCATCATACAGAAACCTGATCGCTTTTGCCGGGATAGACCCAGTAGTGTACCAATCAGGAAAATATGAAGGATCAGGTAGGATCTCGAAGAGAGGTAATCGTCATCTGAGGAGGGTCATCTGGCTTATGACCGTAAACGTGATACAACATAACACCACGTTCGGATCTTATTTCAGGAAAAGAAGAAGCGCCGGGTATCACTATAAAAAAGCGGTACTCGCCACGGCTCACAAACTGCTCAGGGTCATTTTTGCTATGCTCTCACAACGGACTTTCTTTAAAGAAAATGCTCCTTCCGGGGGGATACGATGA